Proteins encoded by one window of Lutibacter sp. A64:
- a CDS encoding polysaccharide deacetylase family protein gives MLLVYTHKITPRVNYIFKHFFVRILQIPVVFTTKVDEFVAHNGPKITYCKSPLGSEFFIRSHDLLFEQGINDIDINILNWDDVPCFFPAGEASSIPFDIFAASFYLISRYEEYLPHVQDIHERFPVEESIAFKNNFLEQPLVDIWAYKFLELLKEKFPTYNYKKRTFKLISTIDVDTAFAYKHKGVVRSLGGYLLDIVGFKFVNFWHRLSAHLNLRKDPYDTFSELLKFKKEHNITTLFFFLIGDYTTFDKNISFNNSKFKSLIKSVADYAKIGLHPSYFAFKNIEKLKKEKLRLENITNTPIVFSRQHYLRLSIPETYQNLIDLDILEDYTMGYAKRVGFRASTCTPFYFYDLDFEIKTPLKIIPFAFMDVTLKDYMELSNKESLEEILKLKEEVQKVNGTFVSLFHNETLSENERWQGWTSIYKQMLS, from the coding sequence GTGCTCTTAGTTTATACACATAAAATTACACCGCGGGTAAATTATATTTTTAAGCATTTTTTTGTAAGAATTTTACAAATACCAGTTGTTTTTACAACTAAGGTAGATGAATTTGTTGCACACAATGGACCAAAAATAACCTATTGTAAATCTCCTTTAGGTTCAGAGTTTTTTATTAGAAGCCATGATTTATTATTTGAACAAGGAATTAATGATATTGATATAAATATTTTAAATTGGGATGATGTTCCTTGTTTTTTTCCAGCAGGAGAAGCATCAAGTATTCCTTTTGATATTTTTGCTGCAAGTTTTTATTTAATAAGTAGGTACGAAGAGTACCTTCCTCACGTACAAGATATACACGAGCGTTTTCCTGTTGAAGAGAGTATTGCTTTTAAAAATAATTTTTTAGAGCAACCATTAGTAGATATTTGGGCATATAAATTTTTAGAACTTTTAAAAGAAAAATTTCCAACTTATAATTATAAAAAAAGAACATTTAAATTAATTTCAACAATAGATGTAGATACTGCATTTGCCTATAAACACAAAGGTGTTGTTAGGTCTTTAGGAGGGTATTTGTTAGACATTGTTGGTTTTAAATTTGTTAATTTTTGGCATCGTTTATCGGCACATTTAAACCTAAGAAAAGATCCATACGATACATTTTCTGAGTTGTTAAAATTTAAAAAAGAACATAATATCACTACCCTATTTTTCTTTTTAATAGGAGATTATACTACATTCGATAAAAACATTTCATTTAATAATAGCAAATTTAAATCGCTTATAAAATCTGTAGCAGATTATGCTAAAATTGGTTTACATCCATCTTATTTTGCTTTTAAAAATATAGAAAAGTTAAAAAAAGAAAAGTTAAGGTTAGAAAATATAACAAATACACCAATTGTTTTTTCACGTCAGCATTATTTAAGGCTAAGTATTCCTGAAACGTATCAAAATTTAATAGATTTAGATATTTTAGAAGATTATACAATGGGTTATGCAAAAAGAGTTGGTTTTAGAGCTAGTACTTGTACACCTTTTTATTTTTACGATTTAGATTTTGAAATTAAAACACCTTTAAAAATAATTCCGTTTGCATTTATGGATGTTACTTTAAAAGATTATATGGAACTTTCAAATAAAGAAAGTTTAGAGGAAATATTAAAACTAAAAGAAGAAGTACAAAAAGTGAATGGAACTTTTGTGAGCTTATTTCATAATGAAACACTAAGCGAAAATGAGCGATGGCAAGGTTGGACCTCCATTTATAAACAAATGTTGAGTTAA
- a CDS encoding RagB/SusD family nutrient uptake outer membrane protein — MKKIFIKFTIVCLIAITAVSCGDDYLNDPVPTDAVTSDVIFGSRTGAEAFMSGMLRLFRAQYTNNDSAGLNSIYYARTVKGNDVIQGPTWFLYDYENANREPTYRRTTFTWNFCYDVINQANSFINGVEASELSEIDKKELIGQGKVIRALFYFQLAMEFQHAYNYDPSLPAPPIYTELSLDGKPMSTLQEMYDLIISDLTTAVADLPDTRLGKSYVNKAVANGILARVYQTTGNWSGAESAANAAYGGNPSSVLDAASYQNGFNDISNVEWIWGSPQSADQSNYYWGAPHSHADHYTTSYQGTFFNNDFVDLFSPTDVRNMFENGYGVSEDSYQHYITTKFSFTFDADHPIMRTAEMILVEAEAKYYNGDETGAHDLLWALQSNRDANAVKSSNTGTDLLEEILVERRKELYAELGVEWFDAKRYRRGITRTGNHRVGSSANLLPDDKKFFLKIPQEEIDANENIDASVNADR, encoded by the coding sequence ATGAAAAAAATATTTATAAAATTTACAATTGTATGTCTTATTGCTATAACTGCTGTTAGTTGTGGTGATGACTACTTAAACGACCCTGTACCAACAGATGCTGTTACATCTGATGTTATATTTGGATCAAGAACTGGAGCAGAGGCTTTTATGTCTGGTATGCTTAGATTATTTAGAGCTCAGTACACTAACAATGATTCTGCTGGATTAAACTCAATTTATTACGCTCGTACAGTAAAAGGTAATGATGTAATACAAGGACCAACTTGGTTCCTTTACGACTACGAAAATGCTAATAGAGAACCTACTTACAGAAGAACTACATTTACTTGGAACTTCTGCTACGATGTAATTAATCAAGCAAACTCTTTTATTAATGGTGTTGAAGCTAGTGAATTGTCTGAAATTGATAAAAAAGAATTAATAGGACAAGGTAAAGTAATTAGAGCTTTATTCTATTTTCAACTAGCTATGGAATTTCAACATGCCTACAATTATGATCCTTCTTTACCAGCTCCTCCAATCTACACAGAGCTATCTTTAGATGGAAAACCAATGAGTACTTTACAAGAAATGTACGACTTAATAATTTCTGATTTAACAACTGCTGTAGCTGATTTACCTGATACAAGATTAGGAAAATCATATGTTAACAAAGCTGTTGCAAACGGAATATTAGCTAGAGTATACCAAACTACAGGAAACTGGAGTGGTGCTGAAAGTGCGGCCAATGCAGCTTATGGAGGAAACCCTTCAAGTGTACTAGATGCTGCTTCTTACCAAAACGGATTTAATGATATAAGTAATGTTGAATGGATTTGGGGAAGCCCTCAAAGTGCTGATCAAAGTAATTACTACTGGGGTGCTCCACATTCACATGCAGATCACTATACAACATCTTACCAAGGAACATTTTTTAATAATGATTTTGTAGATTTATTTTCTCCAACCGATGTTAGAAATATGTTTGAAAATGGATATGGAGTTTCTGAAGATAGCTACCAACATTATATTACAACTAAATTCTCTTTTACTTTTGATGCAGATCATCCAATTATGAGAACAGCTGAAATGATTCTAGTTGAAGCAGAAGCAAAATACTATAATGGTGATGAAACTGGTGCACACGATTTATTATGGGCACTTCAATCAAATAGAGATGCAAATGCAGTTAAATCTTCAAACACTGGAACTGATTTATTAGAAGAAATCTTAGTGGAAAGAAGAAAAGAATTGTATGCTGAATTAGGTGTAGAATGGTTTGATGCTAAACGTTACAGAAGAGGTATCACTAGAACTGGAAACCATAGAGTTGGTTCTTCAGCTAATTTATTACCTGATGATAAAAAATTCTTCTTAAAAATACCTCAAGAAGAAATTGACGCAAACGAAAATATTGATGCTAGCGTAAACGCTGACAGATAA
- a CDS encoding YjjG family noncanonical pyrimidine nucleotidase: MKINHIFFDLDHTLWDFETNSDIAFDTIFKKHNVKVDLEKFLNYYRGINQKYWKLYRNEQVTKEELRVGRLKDTFQIIKFKATSNLIDNLAEDYIEYLPDNNQLFEGTYELLEYLKPNYQMHIITNGFNEVQTKKIKNSGLDTYFNQVITSESAGVKKPNPHIFNFALSKANATSKESIMIGDNWEADIMGAKNVGLDVIFCNFNKEPVSENIKSVNLLSEIKKYL, encoded by the coding sequence ATGAAAATAAACCACATATTTTTCGACTTAGATCATACACTTTGGGATTTTGAAACAAATTCTGATATTGCATTCGATACAATTTTTAAAAAGCATAATGTTAAAGTAGATTTAGAAAAATTTCTAAATTATTATAGAGGTATCAATCAAAAATATTGGAAACTGTATAGAAATGAGCAGGTTACTAAAGAAGAGTTAAGAGTTGGTAGATTAAAAGATACTTTTCAAATAATAAAGTTTAAAGCTACTAGTAACTTAATAGACAATTTGGCCGAAGATTATATAGAGTATTTACCAGATAATAATCAGCTTTTTGAAGGTACTTATGAACTTTTAGAGTATCTAAAACCAAATTATCAAATGCATATTATTACAAATGGTTTTAATGAAGTACAAACAAAAAAAATAAAAAATTCTGGGTTAGACACGTATTTTAATCAAGTAATAACTTCCGAAAGTGCAGGCGTTAAAAAACCAAATCCACATATTTTTAATTTTGCTTTAAGTAAGGCAAATGCAACATCTAAAGAGTCTATTATGATTGGCGATAATTGGGAAGCAGATATTATGGGAGCAAAAAATGTAGGCTTAGATGTTATATTTTGTAATTTTAACAAAGAACCTGTTTCAGAAAACATTAAATCTGTAAATTTGTTAAGCGAAATAAAAAAATACCTTTAA
- a CDS encoding polysaccharide biosynthesis C-terminal domain-containing protein, with translation MLSFISNFIKRSGNYVFIATIISRLLSFLASWIALQLIPSKELGAVIYAFQIISFIIPMAGMGLNQGLLRYGALLKLNKEKNKLFIYTLKYGILVSFLLIGLLIVGSFLIDFKLENTRFYLILLTSAITAHFVFGLIKIQFRLYKNNKLFSYIEVTYNLLLVFFVTLLSYYFNEFGYAISLIITPIITCLYFLSKINIKWNEKVNLKIINFSFWKYGFFASLSNVTTQLLFAIDILLIGSILNNLELVTAYKYISLIPFSFLFLSQVVITTDFVNFTEKIYKKEYIKKYILNYLKLFILISFTCFGFIYMFAHYILLFFNKEYIQFESTLLTLTFGVTGILILRGIFGNLLSSIGKASANFIITSIALLINILLNYILIPKYGILGAAITSAILMWFTGILSMLLFFYYYTLKYNHIK, from the coding sequence TTGCTAAGTTTTATCTCAAATTTTATTAAAAGATCTGGAAATTACGTTTTTATTGCCACAATAATTTCAAGACTACTTTCTTTTCTTGCTTCGTGGATTGCCTTACAATTAATCCCTAGTAAAGAATTAGGGGCGGTAATATATGCTTTTCAAATAATTTCATTTATCATTCCTATGGCTGGAATGGGGCTAAATCAAGGTTTATTAAGATACGGGGCACTATTAAAACTTAATAAAGAAAAAAACAAATTATTTATTTATACGTTAAAATATGGAATTTTAGTTAGCTTTCTATTAATTGGACTTTTAATTGTAGGTTCTTTTTTAATTGATTTCAAATTAGAAAACACACGATTTTATCTTATTCTTTTAACATCTGCAATTACAGCTCATTTTGTTTTCGGATTAATAAAGATTCAATTTAGATTATATAAAAACAATAAATTATTCTCATATATAGAGGTTACTTATAACCTGCTATTGGTATTTTTTGTCACTCTTTTAAGTTACTATTTTAATGAATTTGGTTACGCTATTTCTTTAATAATTACCCCTATAATAACTTGTTTGTATTTTCTAAGTAAAATCAATATAAAATGGAATGAAAAGGTGAATCTTAAAATTATTAATTTTTCATTCTGGAAATATGGTTTTTTTGCTAGTCTTTCAAACGTAACAACTCAACTTCTTTTTGCTATTGATATTTTATTGATTGGAAGTATTTTAAATAATTTAGAATTAGTAACAGCTTACAAATACATTTCATTAATTCCTTTTAGTTTCTTGTTTTTATCACAAGTAGTAATAACAACAGATTTTGTAAATTTTACTGAAAAAATATATAAAAAAGAATATATAAAAAAATACATTCTAAATTATTTAAAATTGTTTATTCTTATTAGTTTCACTTGCTTTGGTTTTATTTACATGTTTGCACATTATATCCTGTTATTTTTCAATAAAGAATATATTCAATTTGAATCAACATTATTAACACTAACTTTTGGTGTTACTGGTATTTTAATTTTACGTGGAATTTTTGGAAATTTATTATCATCTATTGGAAAAGCAAGTGCTAATTTTATAATTACATCAATAGCTTTGTTAATTAACATTTTATTGAATTATATACTTATTCCAAAGTATGGAATATTAGGTGCTGCAATAACTTCAGCAATATTAATGTGGTTTACAGGTATTTTATCTATGTTACTATTTTTTTATTACTATACATTAAAATACAATCACATTAAATGA
- the rlmB gene encoding 23S rRNA (guanosine(2251)-2'-O)-methyltransferase RlmB: MENEVSKIFGIRAVIEAINSGKTISKIYLQKGLSGALFSELNTLIKKHNIATSYVPIEKLNRFSKNSNHQGVAAQISPIDFIDLETLISTSLEKTATPLFLLLDQISDVRNFGAIIRTAECTGVNGIIIQKQGNAPVSADTVKTSAGAAFKMPICKVNHIKDAVFQLQAEEIQVVAATEKTDNLIYAIDLKLPTAIIMGSEDRGINPSILKIVDQKAKLPLLGEIQSLNVSVACGAFLYEATRQRL, translated from the coding sequence ATGGAAAACGAAGTTTCAAAAATATTTGGTATTAGAGCTGTTATAGAAGCAATTAATTCTGGAAAAACAATAAGTAAAATTTACCTTCAAAAAGGTTTAAGCGGTGCTTTATTTTCAGAATTAAATACACTTATAAAAAAACATAATATTGCTACAAGTTATGTGCCCATTGAAAAATTAAATAGGTTTTCTAAAAACAGCAATCACCAAGGTGTAGCAGCACAAATATCTCCAATAGATTTTATAGATCTTGAAACTTTAATTTCTACTTCTTTAGAAAAAACAGCTACTCCTCTATTTCTTTTATTAGATCAAATATCTGATGTACGAAATTTTGGTGCCATAATTAGAACTGCTGAATGTACTGGAGTAAATGGTATAATAATTCAAAAACAAGGAAACGCTCCTGTTAGTGCAGATACTGTAAAGACTTCGGCTGGTGCTGCTTTTAAAATGCCTATTTGTAAAGTTAACCATATTAAAGATGCTGTTTTTCAATTGCAAGCTGAAGAAATTCAAGTTGTTGCAGCTACAGAAAAAACTGACAATTTAATTTATGCTATTGATCTAAAATTACCAACAGCAATAATTATGGGTTCTGAAGATAGAGGAATCAATCCATCAATTTTAAAAATTGTAGATCAAAAAGCTAAATTACCGCTTTTAGGAGAAATTCAATCATTAAATGTTTCTGTTGCTTGTGGAGCATTCTTATATGAAGCTACTAGACAAAGATTGTAG
- a CDS encoding replication-associated recombination protein A, with amino-acid sequence MNEPLAERIRPKTLDDYISQQHLVGKNGALTQHIKRGIIPSLILWGPPGIGKTTLANIIAQESKRPFYTLSAISSGVKDVRDVIAKAKQSGGLFTDKNPILFIDEIHRFSKSQQDSLLGAVEKGWVTLIGATTENPSFEVIPALLSRCQVYILNSFSKKDLEELLERALQTDIYISEKDIKIKETEALLRVSGGDARKLLNIFELVVNSEEEPIEITNDMVLSKIQKNTVLYDKTGEQHYDIISAFIKSIRGSDPNGAVYWLARMIEGGEDAKFIARRLLILASEDIGNANPTALIMANNTFQAVTTIGFPESRIILSQCAVYLASSPKSNASYEAIGKAQALVRETGDLSVPLHLRNAPTKLMKELDYGKEYKYSHNYENNFAEQEFLPDDIKNTTLFEPGNNPRENNLRAFLKTRWKDKYGY; translated from the coding sequence ATGAATGAACCATTAGCTGAACGCATACGACCAAAAACTTTAGATGACTATATTAGTCAGCAACATTTGGTAGGTAAAAACGGTGCTTTAACGCAACATATTAAAAGAGGTATAATACCTTCATTAATTTTATGGGGACCTCCAGGAATAGGAAAAACTACCTTAGCAAATATTATTGCACAAGAATCTAAAAGACCATTTTACACACTTAGCGCCATTAGTTCTGGTGTAAAAGATGTAAGAGATGTTATTGCTAAGGCAAAACAAAGTGGTGGATTATTTACAGATAAAAATCCTATTTTATTTATTGATGAAATCCATAGGTTTAGTAAATCTCAACAAGATTCTTTACTAGGTGCTGTAGAAAAAGGTTGGGTTACTTTAATTGGTGCAACTACTGAAAACCCTAGTTTTGAAGTAATTCCCGCATTGCTTTCTCGCTGCCAGGTTTATATTTTAAATTCCTTCAGTAAAAAAGATCTAGAAGAATTATTAGAACGCGCTTTACAAACAGATATTTATATTTCAGAAAAAGATATAAAAATAAAAGAAACAGAAGCTTTGTTACGAGTTTCTGGTGGCGATGCTAGAAAATTATTAAATATTTTTGAATTGGTAGTAAATTCTGAAGAAGAGCCTATTGAAATTACTAATGATATGGTACTTTCAAAAATTCAAAAAAACACGGTTTTATACGACAAAACCGGCGAGCAACATTACGACATTATTTCAGCATTTATAAAATCTATTAGAGGTAGCGATCCTAACGGAGCTGTTTATTGGCTTGCAAGAATGATTGAAGGCGGAGAAGATGCCAAATTTATTGCTAGAAGATTGCTTATTTTAGCGAGTGAAGATATTGGAAATGCCAATCCTACTGCTTTAATTATGGCAAATAATACATTTCAGGCAGTAACTACTATTGGTTTTCCAGAATCACGAATTATATTAAGTCAGTGTGCGGTTTATTTGGCAAGTTCGCCTAAAAGCAATGCTAGTTATGAAGCCATAGGGAAGGCTCAGGCGTTAGTTAGAGAAACTGGCGACTTATCTGTACCATTGCATTTAAGAAACGCTCCTACAAAGCTAATGAAAGAATTAGATTATGGTAAAGAGTACAAATATTCGCATAACTATGAAAATAATTTTGCAGAACAAGAATTTTTACCCGACGACATAAAAAACACTACATTATTTGAACCAGGAAATAATCCAAGAGAAAATAACCTTCGAGCATTTTTAAAAACTAGGTGGAAAGATAAATATGGGTATTAG
- a CDS encoding glycosyltransferase produces the protein MNIIQTLKTILTIIFVKIMLLNKKLHILFLSGWYPSRVSPQNGDFIQRHAEAVATKHKVTLIYVVTDENIKSKEQTTNLINNVLTKVIYLPKASNRISKFFSFLYTYLREINSIGDFDLTHLNITFPKGIIALYLKWFKNKPYIISEHWSGYQLPLNKSIGILQKLTTKIIVRYAKYVCPVSQNLTNSMIKFGLKGNFYNIPNVVDTTIFNTYKKKTEQFIITHISGMNNEIKNIAGILNTIKKLENYIPNMKFNLIGNNSKNYKNQIKNLGIKNIYIKEQIPHKKVAEILKESNVSILFSNYENLPCVIIESFSCGVPVVSTNVGGISEFFPSEFGYLIQPKDEIALEKAILNIYQKKLVPNKNEMHKYADENFGINIICKLYSNLYYKTLKNISC, from the coding sequence ATGAATATAATACAGACCTTAAAAACTATTTTAACCATTATATTTGTTAAAATTATGTTATTGAATAAAAAATTACACATATTATTTTTAAGTGGGTGGTACCCCTCAAGAGTTTCGCCTCAAAATGGAGATTTTATTCAAAGACATGCAGAAGCTGTGGCAACAAAACATAAAGTTACACTAATTTACGTAGTTACAGATGAAAATATAAAAAGTAAAGAACAAACTACTAACCTTATAAATAATGTGTTAACTAAAGTTATTTACCTTCCTAAAGCTTCTAATAGAATTTCAAAATTCTTTTCTTTTTTATATACTTATTTAAGAGAAATCAACTCAATTGGAGATTTTGACTTAACACATCTTAATATCACTTTTCCTAAAGGAATTATAGCATTGTATTTAAAATGGTTTAAAAACAAACCTTATATTATTTCTGAGCATTGGAGTGGATATCAATTACCATTAAACAAGTCAATTGGAATTCTACAAAAATTAACTACTAAAATAATAGTTAGGTATGCTAAGTATGTATGCCCTGTATCGCAAAATCTAACAAATTCAATGATTAAATTTGGTTTAAAAGGCAATTTTTATAATATCCCAAATGTTGTAGATACAACAATTTTTAATACTTATAAAAAGAAAACAGAACAATTTATTATTACTCATATTTCAGGCATGAATAATGAAATTAAAAATATAGCTGGTATTTTAAATACAATTAAAAAACTTGAAAACTACATTCCAAATATGAAATTTAATTTAATTGGTAATAACTCTAAAAATTATAAGAATCAAATTAAAAATTTAGGTATTAAAAATATTTATATTAAAGAACAAATACCCCATAAAAAAGTTGCTGAAATTTTAAAAGAGTCTAATGTTTCTATATTATTTAGCAATTATGAAAACCTACCTTGTGTTATAATTGAATCGTTCTCATGTGGAGTTCCTGTTGTATCGACAAACGTTGGAGGTATTTCTGAATTTTTCCCAAGCGAGTTTGGATATTTAATACAACCTAAAGATGAAATTGCTTTAGAAAAAGCAATTCTAAATATTTATCAAAAAAAATTAGTTCCAAATAAAAATGAAATGCATAAATATGCTGATGAAAATTTTGGAATTAATATAATCTGTAAATTATATTCTAATTTATATTATAAGACTTTAAAAAATATAAGTTGCTAA
- the radC gene encoding RadC family protein: MNYNNKSLSIKSWAEDDRPREKLLLKGKSALSDAELIAILIGSGNRNESAVDLSKKILNSIDNSINKLGKLTVLDLQKFKGIGEAKAISIITALELGRRRRLEEALELPKVTSSKAVFSIMQPIIGELQHEEFWIIFLNNSNKVLYKQQSSKGGLTGTLVDVRLVFKKAIELYATAIILCHNHPSGKLQPSNADKLITSKLQKAGETLDIKVLDHLIITENAYFSFADESLM; the protein is encoded by the coding sequence ATGAATTACAATAATAAATCACTTTCAATAAAATCTTGGGCTGAAGATGATAGACCCAGAGAAAAATTATTGTTAAAAGGTAAATCAGCACTTTCTGATGCTGAATTAATAGCTATTTTAATTGGATCTGGAAATAGAAATGAAAGCGCAGTAGATCTCTCTAAAAAAATATTAAATTCCATAGATAATAGTATTAATAAATTAGGAAAACTAACCGTTTTAGACTTACAAAAATTTAAAGGAATTGGAGAAGCAAAAGCAATTTCAATAATTACAGCTCTAGAACTTGGCAGAAGAAGAAGGTTAGAAGAAGCATTAGAATTACCTAAAGTAACCAGTAGTAAAGCTGTTTTTAGTATTATGCAGCCAATAATTGGAGAGCTACAACATGAAGAGTTTTGGATAATTTTTTTAAACAATTCTAATAAAGTATTATACAAACAACAATCTAGTAAAGGTGGTTTAACTGGTACCTTAGTAGATGTACGGTTGGTGTTTAAAAAAGCTATAGAATTGTATGCTACAGCAATTATATTATGTCACAACCATCCCTCAGGAAAACTACAGCCTAGTAATGCCGATAAGTTAATAACTTCCAAATTACAAAAAGCAGGAGAAACTTTAGATATTAAAGTTTTAGATCATTTAATTATAACAGAAAATGCGTACTTTAGCTTTGCCGATGAAAGTTTGATGTAG
- a CDS encoding rhomboid family intramembrane serine protease: MEQQNFKYNRGVVVFPILIICLLWFIYFIEIKFGYNFNKFGIYPQTLSGLKGVLFSPFIHSSTKHLFNNSIPLFVMLGSLYYFYRNIANKVLILGLLLTGLLTWSFARPSYHIGASGVVYLLVSFIFFSGIFRKYYRLTALSLIVVFLYGSMVWYIFPTEERISWEGHLSGFLVGLIFSYFFRKQGPQPEKFQFTENKDFENLFDEHGNYNPPEEEPVTDEKLTVNYEYKITKEKNK; the protein is encoded by the coding sequence ATGGAGCAACAGAATTTTAAATATAATAGGGGAGTAGTTGTATTTCCTATTTTAATAATTTGCTTGTTGTGGTTTATTTATTTTATTGAGATTAAATTTGGTTATAATTTTAATAAATTTGGTATATATCCACAAACCTTAAGTGGATTAAAAGGTGTCTTGTTTTCGCCTTTTATACATAGCTCTACAAAGCACTTATTTAACAATTCCATTCCATTATTTGTAATGTTGGGGAGCTTATATTATTTCTATAGAAACATTGCAAATAAGGTACTTATTTTAGGCTTGTTACTTACAGGTTTGTTAACCTGGTCTTTTGCAAGGCCTTCATATCATATTGGTGCAAGCGGCGTAGTTTATCTATTAGTTAGTTTTATATTTTTTAGCGGAATTTTTAGAAAATACTACAGATTAACGGCATTGTCTTTAATTGTAGTTTTTTTATATGGAAGTATGGTTTGGTATATTTTTCCTACAGAAGAAAGAATATCCTGGGAAGGACATCTATCAGGTTTTTTAGTGGGGCTTATTTTTTCTTACTTTTTTAGGAAGCAAGGTCCACAACCAGAAAAATTTCAATTTACGGAAAATAAAGATTTTGAAAATTTATTTGATGAACACGGTAATTATAATCCACCAGAAGAAGAACCTGTAACTGATGAAAAATTAACGGTGAATTATGAATATAAAATTACAAAAGAGAAGAATAAATAG